A window of the Zeugodacus cucurbitae isolate PBARC_wt_2022May chromosome 4, idZeuCucr1.2, whole genome shotgun sequence genome harbors these coding sequences:
- the LOC105211151 gene encoding parkin coregulated gene protein homolog, with the protein MHITGKECRTYLLQKKNLPIRTVPAFTYQALQKNTIVEPPPKIYIYKKRPVKETLFKMYFRRGDIPVAKRIKGSGKGIQGTVKWFCEPKELDYCYYLPIFVDGLADIDIDIRSLAQEAAMDLILKAPHKILPVLPKLILPFKRAFNTRDKRIIISALKVLQTMVLVGPCVGQALVPYYRQLLAVCNLYKNINVNLGSGVDPDRSRRIGDVIEDTLSLLETCGGPNAFINIKYMIPTYESSTHPICEPSAEKPAS; encoded by the exons ATGCACATAACAGGAAAGGAATGTCGCACTTATTTACTACAGAAGAAAAATTTG CCTATTCGTACCGTTCCGGCCTTTACTTATCAAGCACTGCAGAAGAATACAATTGTTGAGCCACCACCAAA AATCTATATATACAAGAAACGTCCTGTTAAGGAAACACTTTTCAAAATGTATTTCCGACGTGGTGACATACCGGTCGCCAAGCGAATTAAAGGTAGCGGAAAGGGTATTCAAGGGACTGTGAAGTGGTTTTGTGAGCCTAAGGAACTCGACTACTGCTACTATTTGCCAATATTTGTCGATGG TCTGGCGGATATTGATATAGACATACGTTCACTAGCACAGGAAGCTGCAATGGATTTAATACTTAAAGCGCCCCATAAAATTTTGCCAGTTCTGCCCAAACTGATACTCCCATTCAAAAGAGCTTTCAACACGCGTGATAAACGAATAATAATATCAGCACTAAAGGTCTTGCAAACTATGGTTTTAGTTG GACCTTGTGTGGGTCAAGCTCTCGTACCATATTATCGCCAGCTGTTGGCCGTatgcaatttatataaaaatattaatgttaatCTCGGTTCCGGTGTTGATCCTGACCGTAGTCGTCGCATCGGCGATGTTATTGAAGATACACTCTCTTTGCTTGAAACATGTGGCGGGCCCAATGCATTCATCAATATAAAGTACATGATTCCTACTTATGAGAGTAGTACCCATCCGATATGTGAGCCGTCGGCAGAAAAGCCTGCTTCATAA
- the LOC105211152 gene encoding uncharacterized protein LOC105211152, which translates to MRLAFFIILLQVQAWSAIADYVPAADCGNVFDCVSESPNAICALDRELVCFKSFDSLCHLKYEECQNQREFPVYLHAYCENSAFMCNN; encoded by the exons ATGCGCTTAGCTTTCTTCATAATATTACTACAAGTTCAGGCATGGAGCG cCATTGCTGATTATGTACCAGCAGCGGATTGTGGCAATGTGTTTGACTGTGTGTCTGAAAGCCCAAATGCTATATGTGCATTAGATCGGGAACTAGTGTGCTTTAAATCTTTCGATTCCTTATGCCATTTAAAGTATGAAGAATGCCAAAATCAAAGAG agTTCCCGGTTTATCTGCACGCATACTGCGAAAATTCTGCCTTTATGTGTAACAACTGA
- the LOC114803496 gene encoding protein anon-73B1 encodes MIGTLFENGLRLDKYNSEDLFSVLLRYGLFLGAIFQLICIASSILLPAANEGSNCEDGNEDYKFNGEMGNMRRLHKLRKQDKKKRR; translated from the exons ATGATCGGTACCTTGTTTGAAAATGGTTTGAGATTGGACAAATACAACAGTGAAGATCTCTTCAGTGTGCTGCTACGCTACGGATTATTTCTAGGCGCAATATTTCAACTCATCTGTATTGCTTCATCGATTTTACTACCGGCCGCTAATGAAGGCTCCAATTGCGAAGACGGAAATGAG GATTATAAGTTTAACGGTGAAATGGGAAATATGCGACGATTGCACAAACTACGCAAACAGGATAAAAAGAAGCGACGTTAA
- the LOC105211155 gene encoding uncharacterized protein LOC105211155 codes for MSNHIKILFLLLLAYSITLMHARPSDELAARLSLLYLDPANDERFNDIEHFDDGEVHYSKRKDVVDEVAFLRIINASTNKPDEGEELTESAEAEKRLTRSMVSSIFSFMGNMMRRFIPR; via the exons ATGTcaaatcatattaaaattttgtttctattgttgttggcat ATTCAATAACATTAATGCATGCACGTCCTAGCGATGAGCTTGCTGCGCGCCTCTCACTTCTCTACTTGGATCCGGCGAATGATGAGCGCTTCAACGACATCGAACATTTTGACGACGGCGAGGTCCACTACAGCAAACGAAAGGATGTGGTGGATGAAGTAGCGTTCTTACGCATCATAAATGCGTCCACTAACAAACCCGATGAAGGCGAGGAACTCACGGAAAGCGCCGAGGCAGAGAAGCGGCTAACGCGTTCGATGGTTTCTTCGATATTCAGTTTTATGGGCAATATGATGAGACGCTTCATACCGCGATAA
- the LOC105211153 gene encoding uncharacterized protein LOC105211153, giving the protein MYVLQEVLKNSVPIQPRTEIYIIFISSMVTIKNALCLLLIFFLTHYTESASIDAENNTKPDKVEGPPSVKVNCGRESDCEIDENTIPLCRYDEDEGCIRKYASKCHLDIAACKAGTKYPDHSNDYCSMETYLCEEGYERWTIFFGYEKV; this is encoded by the exons ATGTATGTACTTCAAGAAGTGCTTAAGAATTCAGTTCCTATTCAACCGCGCACAGAAATATACATTATCTTTATTTCAAGTATGGTGACCATAAAAAACGCATTATGTTTATTGCTAATAT TCTTTTTAACGCATTATACAGAGAGTGCCAGCATTGATGCGGAGAATAACACAAAACCTGATAAAGTTGAAGGCCCGCCAAGTGTAAAAGTAAATTGTGGGCGTGAAAGTGATTGTGAGATTGATGAAAATACCATACCTTTGTGTCGCTATGATGAGGATGAGGGCTGTATACGGAAATATGCCTCGAAATGCCATTTGGATATAGCAGCCTGTAAGGCTGGTACGA aataccCAGATCACAGCAACGACTACTGTTCAATGGAAACGTACTTATGTGAGGAGGGCTACGAACGTTGGACGATATTCTTTGGATatgaaaaagtttaa
- the LOC105211150 gene encoding prostaglandin E synthase 2, whose protein sequence is MSTLRIGVSRGIAAGIGSRTIKSNTLPAYRSIGAQCRRYASQVNPKRNGTSTFKLALIGAGIGAASGTAYSVYGNWKDKSSHMEHQRIPPKVLKELPDVRITKRYINPNDKSNLNIILFQYQTCPFCCKVRAFLDYMGISYSVVEVDAVLRQDIKWSEQKKVPMILVQQGDGRYIQMTDSSAIISLLASYLNDKDIDIGDLAKFYPMISYFDDNDKKRLDIMNKYFLMYQDKTPKHITQDIQENERKWRTWADSHLVHLISPNCYRTLGEARETFEWFSKAGEWDIYFPKWERDLMVNVGAFAMWGISKMLKRRHGLSDDVRSHIYDALDKWTREVEKRQKKFMGGDRPNLADLSVFGVLNSMEGCEAFGDCMKNTKIGVWYNNVKELVDRNRGDLVRRTELVPLTA, encoded by the exons atgtcAACTTTGCGAATCGGAGTTAGTCGAGGAATTGCAGCAGGCATTGGATCCCGCACTATTAAGAGCAATACGTTACCTGCATATCGATCAATTGGTGCACAGTGCAGACGTTATGCCTCACAGGTTAATCCTAAACGGAATGGTACAAGCACTTTTAAGTTGGCACTTATTGGTGCAGGTATTGGCGCCGCTTCGGGTACAGCATATTCTGTATATGGGAATTGGAAAGACAAAAGTTCGCACATGGAACACCAGCGTATTCCACCCAAAGTTCTCAAAGAACTACCAGATGTTAGAATAACAAAGCGTTACATTAACCCCAACGATAAGTCCAATTTAAACATAATACTTTTCCAATACCAAACGTGTCCATTCTGTTGTAAAGTGCGCGCTTTTCTTGATTACATGGGTATATCGTATTCTGTGGTCGAGGTTGATGCGGTATTGCGACAAGATATAAAATGGTCCGAGCAAAAGAAAGTTCCCATGATTTTGGTTCAACAAGGCGATGGACGTTACATACAAATGACGGACTCCAGTGCAATTATCTCTCTCTTGGCATCATATTTAAATGACAAGGATATTGATATAGGCGATTTAGCCAAATTTTATCCCATGATATCGTATTTCGATGACAATGACAAGAAGCGTCTGgacataatgaataaatatttccttATGTACCAAGATAAAACACCAAAACATATAACTCAAGATATACAAGA GAATGAACGGAAATGGCGTACGTGGGCCGATTCACACCTTGTACATCTTATCTCACCCAATTGTTACCGTACTTTAGGCGAAGCACGTGAAACATTTGAGTGGTtttcgaaggccggtgaatggGACATTTACTTCCCCAAATGGGAACGTGATTTAATGGTGAATGTGGGCGCTTTTGCTATGTGGGGTATAAGTAAAATGCTAAAACGTCGTCATGGACTATCAGACGATGTACGCTCGCATATTTATGATGCACTTGATAAGTGGACCAGAGAAGTTGAAAAGCGGCAAAAGAAATTCATGGGAGGTGACCGTCCAAATTTAGCGGATCTATCAGTTTTTGGTGTACTTAATAGCATGGAAGGTTGTGAAGCATTCGGTGACTgcatgaaaaatacaaaaattg GTGTATGGTACAATAATGTAAAGGAACTAGTCGATCGGAATCGCGGCGATTTAGTGAGACGAACAGAGTTGGTTCCGCTTACCGCTTAA
- the LOC105211148 gene encoding protein Mo25 — MPLFGKSQKTPAELVRSLKEAINALETGGDRKAEKAQEDVSKNLVSIKNMLYGSSDSEPPADYVVAQLSQELYNSNLLLLLIQNLHRIDFEGKKHVALIFNNVLRRQIGTRSPTVEYICTKPEILFTLMAGYEDAHPEIALNSGTMLRECARYEALAKIMLHADEFFKFFRYVEVSTFDIASDAFSTFKELLTRHKLLCAEFLEANYDRFFTQHYQRLLNSENYVTRRQSLKLLGELLLDRHNFTVMTRYISEPENLKLMMNMLKEKSRNIQFEAFHVFKVFVANPNKPKPILDILLRNQSKLVDFLTNFHTDRSEDEQFNDEKAYLIKQIKELKPLPEA; from the coding sequence ATGCCCTTGTTTGGAAAATCACAAAAGACCCCCGCCGAATTGGTGCGGTCGCTTAAGGAAGCAATCAATGCACTCGAAACGGGTGGTGATCGCAAAGCAGAAAAGGCACAAGAGGATGTGAGCAAAAATCTTGTCTCCATTAAGAATATGCTTTACGGTAGCAGTGATTCGGAGCCACCAGCGGATTATGTGGTCGCCCAGCTATCGCAGGAATTGTATAATAgtaatttattgttgctgttaataCAGAATCTGCATCGTATCGACTTTGAAGGCAAGAAACATGTAGCGCTGATATTCAATAATGTGCTGCGACGACAAATTGGCACACGTTCACCCACAGTGGAGTACATTTGTACTAAGCCAGAAATACTATTCACGTTAATGGCCGGTTACGAGGATGCGCACCCAGAGATTGCATTGAATTCTGGCACAATGCTGCGTGAGTGTGCACGATATGAGGCACTTGCAAAAATAATGCTGCACGCCGATGAGTTTTTCAAGTTCTTCCGCTATGTAGAGGTGTCGACCTTCGATATCGCGTCAGATGCATTCTCCACTTTCAAGGAATTGCTGACACGTCACAAGTTACTGTGTGCTGAATTCCTCGAGGCCAATTACGATAGGTTCTTTACGCAACATTATCAAAGATTGTTAAATTCGGAGAACTACGTCACCAGACGACAAAGTCTGAAGTTATTAGGTGAACTATTACTTGATCGGCACAATTTCACCGTGATGACACGTTACATTTCGGAGCCGGAAAATCTGAAACTTATGATGAATATGTTGAAAGAAAAGTCCCGTAATATACAATTCGAGGCCTTCCACGTCTTTAAGGTGTTTGTAGCAAACCCAAATAAGCCGAAACCTATATTAGATATCTTGCTACGCAACCAATCAAAATTGGTTGACTTTTTAACCAATTTCCATACGGATCGTTCAGAGGATGAGCAGTTTAACGATGAAAAAGCATATCTGATTAAACAGATAAAGGAGCTTAAGCCGCTGCCTGAGGCTTAG
- the LOC105211149 gene encoding proteasome subunit beta type-1, protein MHKIQSFPEYQVPGAQHQDFSPYESNGGSIVAIAGEDYVVIAADTRLSSGYTIHTRKQSKLFQLSEKTVLGSTGCWCDTLALTSLINARMQMYEHLHLKTMSTEAVAQMLSILMYNRRFFPYYVSNVLAGLDSEGKGVVYSYDPIGHCERTTYRAGGSAGTLLQPVLDNQIGGKDKDVKNKPKVSLEKAKEVAKDAFISAAERDIYTGDSVILKVITKDGITEEEVQLRKD, encoded by the exons atgcataaaatacaaTCGTTTCCTGAGTACCAAGTACCCGGTGCACAGCATCAAGATTTCTCACCTTACGAATCAAATGGAGG ATCTATTGTGGCTATTGCCGGTGAAGATTATGTCGTGATCGCTGCAGATACACGTTTGAGCAGTGGCTATACTATTCACACGCGCAAACAAAGTAAACTCTTCCAATTGTCGGAGAAAACTGTGCTGGGTTCAACCGGCTGTTGGTGCGATACATTAGCGCTTACAAGTTTGATCAATGCGCGCATGCAAATGTATGAACATCTACATTTGAAGACGATGTCAACCGAAGCAGTAGCACAAATGTTGTCGATTCTCATGTACAATCGTCGCTTTTTCCCCTACTACGTTTCAAATGTGTTGGCCGGCCTTGACTCCGAAGGAAAAGGTGTTGTCTATTCATACGATCCAATTGGCCACTGCGAACGTACCACATATCGTGCTGGTGGTTCAGCCGGTACACTACTCCAGCCAGTATTGGACAATCAAATTGGTGGCAAAGATAAAGACGTGAAAAACAAACCCAAAGTATCATTGGAGAAGGCAAAGGAAGTAGCTAAAGATGCATTCATTTCAGCAGCGGAACGTGATATATACACTGGTGATTCAGTTATACTGAAAGTCATCACGAAGGATGGCATCACTGAGGAAGAGGTGCAATTGCGCAAAGATTAA